In Methanothermococcus thermolithotrophicus DSM 2095, one DNA window encodes the following:
- a CDS encoding redox-regulated ATPase YchF has translation MAILGLVGKPNVGKSTTFNAMTEKMVDIGNYPFTTINPNIGTSFVTAECPCKELEIECNPQNSKCINGMRYIPVEIIDVAGLVPEAHKGKGMGNKFLDDLRQADAFILVVDASGKTDLEGNPTENHNPVDDVKFLLNELDMWIYGILTKNWDRLSRRAQQEKNVVKVIADQLSGLNISEDQVRIAVRDLDESPIKWTEEDLLNIAQNIRKLSKPMIIAANKADHPGAEENIEKLKSEFKDYIVIPTSAEIELALKKAQNAGIINYTGNDFEILNESALNDAQKNALEYMRNYLKKYGGTGIQDLINKAYFELLDMIVVYPVEDENKYCDKKGNVLPDAHLVKRGATAKDLAFKIHTEIGEKFIYAIDARKKIRIGSDHQLENGDIIKIVSAA, from the coding sequence ATGGCAATATTGGGACTAGTAGGAAAACCAAACGTTGGAAAATCAACCACATTCAATGCAATGACTGAAAAAATGGTAGATATAGGAAATTATCCATTTACCACAATAAACCCCAACATAGGAACTTCTTTTGTAACTGCAGAATGCCCTTGTAAAGAGTTAGAAATAGAGTGCAACCCACAGAACTCAAAATGTATAAATGGTATGAGATACATCCCTGTTGAAATAATCGACGTTGCAGGATTAGTTCCAGAAGCCCATAAAGGGAAAGGTATGGGAAACAAGTTTTTAGATGATTTAAGACAGGCTGATGCTTTCATACTTGTTGTAGATGCTAGTGGTAAAACAGATTTAGAGGGAAATCCTACAGAAAACCACAATCCCGTAGATGATGTTAAATTCCTTTTAAATGAACTTGATATGTGGATTTATGGAATTTTAACCAAAAACTGGGATAGATTATCCAGGAGAGCTCAGCAGGAAAAAAACGTAGTTAAAGTAATTGCAGATCAGCTAAGTGGTTTAAACATTTCAGAAGATCAGGTAAGAATTGCAGTAAGAGACTTAGACGAAAGTCCAATAAAATGGACTGAAGAAGACCTTTTGAATATAGCTCAGAATATCAGAAAGCTATCAAAGCCAATGATTATTGCTGCCAACAAAGCGGATCATCCTGGGGCAGAAGAAAACATTGAAAAACTAAAAAGCGAATTTAAAGATTATATAGTTATTCCAACTTCTGCTGAGATAGAACTTGCTTTGAAAAAGGCCCAGAATGCAGGTATTATAAACTACACTGGAAATGATTTTGAGATTTTAAACGAATCTGCGTTAAATGATGCTCAGAAAAACGCTTTAGAATATATGAGAAATTATTTAAAAAAATACGGCGGAACTGGAATTCAGGACCTCATAAATAAGGCCTACTTTGAATTACTCGATATGATTGTAGTTTATCCTGTTGAAGATGAAAATAAATACTGCGATAAAAAAGGAAATGTACTTCCAGATGCTCACTTAGTAAAAAGAGGAGCTACTGCAAAGGACTTGGCATTTAAGATTCACACCGAAATTGGTGAAAAGTTCATCTATGCAATTGATGCAAGGAAAAAAATTAGAATAGGGTCTGATCACCAGCTGGAAAACGGAGATATTATTAAAATAGTATCTGCAGCATAA
- a CDS encoding Eco57I restriction-modification methylase domain-containing protein: MINYDYKFLKSKGFFENQREYGEDGKDIIVDIDNYLAYVEVSDNNEVDELKKLISDKYPRIEMIYFYYQTDNKIKVFRRTGGVKWFYYSDAISKPERKKGKQDKLKKFSPDNVDILFDIKDVMDKFYKDLWTHRLEMAKSITEPLTDNDKLFIAQHFIDRLVFFYFLAQLGIIKVEYGEENSYIILNKNKTKEFFKDLIKNLDDEELCSFLNKIFFEGFGNDKNIEEKKLIPILYNVKNIGKIIVRVPYLNGGLYRVKKFNGIEETKIKFNGTKNLIETLNKYNWVIGEYAEEDDDSVGSLTPEVMGHVYEKFVVGLENIGEVKLDEIKIDKEVKIGRKKVGAFYTPEEITKYISENTIVPYLFDKLEVSEQYKDFDDFVENASSDLLKKSLETLINIKILDPACGSGHFLVCAGELLFNMKNGICEKLKKIDESFSRKYNTYAYDEVKNIIVDNLYGVDICENAVEIAKLRLWLWLVSQLKDDSSELEPLPNLEYNIKCGNSLIGWVDESLQPTLKYAYTDKIDGIFKGLIAFSQSVEEREALKKARDLLKLMKGNILDNYVETLHILYKIYRVSSGYKAIQLKEILDDIRKVIYNSVNPAFLNYINSEIKSKSKKIVDDDFESLNPFHWRVDFGFIIKEGFDVIIGNPPYGNILMDIEKKILEKGKILDVIKTDKKGKGTKNTAALFIERSKYLLKNSGYLGFIVPKAILYVSEWEKTRKFLLEKVNIKRVVDNGKAFKDVKLEMANIIFKNGNGCKNADNVVVHSLYLYNYTKYSTRPYSIDMKYLTSKRFVTEMDEEKEKIVSTILKDSVLLGDISENYKGLSVNNKVSSEKTENSVEILRGNDIQRYYLRSKSYIDKKYLENINFKGSNLQFQEILAHIQNPRPHIKITGVYLEKPLLNLNTITNVKLISDEFDDKYLLLLLHSELINWYVYKYIYINSVRTMHFSGSYIEDIPIKLSDNQDMFVKLCNCLILLNQAEYGDKYSEIITYIEDIANLLIYELYLGEVIGYELTKLLSGKILKLGDISSIEEFILELKDNQDIQRIMNNIKNNNYVKIIMGGYCNDSK; encoded by the coding sequence ATGATAAATTATGATTATAAATTTTTAAAGAGTAAAGGGTTTTTTGAAAATCAAAGGGAGTATGGTGAAGATGGTAAAGATATAATTGTCGATATAGATAATTATCTTGCATATGTTGAGGTAAGTGATAATAATGAAGTGGATGAATTAAAAAAATTAATTTCAGATAAATATCCAAGAATAGAAATGATTTATTTCTATTATCAAACAGATAATAAAATAAAAGTATTTAGGAGAACTGGGGGGGTTAAATGGTTTTATTACTCTGATGCCATATCAAAACCTGAAAGAAAAAAGGGCAAACAGGATAAACTTAAAAAATTCTCACCTGATAATGTGGATATATTATTTGATATTAAAGATGTAATGGATAAATTCTATAAGGATTTATGGACTCATAGGTTAGAAATGGCTAAAAGTATAACTGAACCGCTCACTGATAATGATAAATTATTCATTGCCCAACACTTTATTGATAGATTAGTATTTTTCTACTTTTTAGCACAATTAGGAATTATTAAAGTGGAGTATGGGGAAGAAAATTCGTATATTATATTGAATAAGAATAAAACAAAGGAGTTTTTTAAAGATTTAATTAAAAACTTAGATGATGAAGAGTTATGTAGTTTTTTAAATAAAATATTCTTTGAAGGATTTGGAAATGATAAGAATATTGAAGAAAAAAAATTAATCCCAATTTTATATAATGTTAAAAATATAGGTAAGATAATTGTTAGAGTTCCATACTTAAACGGTGGATTATATCGTGTAAAAAAATTTAACGGCATTGAAGAAACTAAAATAAAATTTAATGGAACTAAAAACTTAATAGAAACACTAAACAAATATAACTGGGTAATTGGAGAATATGCAGAAGAGGATGATGATTCAGTAGGTAGTTTAACACCAGAAGTAATGGGGCATGTTTATGAAAAGTTTGTTGTTGGTTTAGAGAATATTGGAGAAGTAAAATTAGATGAGATAAAAATTGATAAGGAAGTTAAAATAGGTAGGAAAAAAGTAGGTGCCTTCTATACTCCCGAAGAGATTACTAAGTATATTTCAGAAAATACTATTGTTCCATACTTATTTGATAAATTGGAAGTTAGCGAACAGTATAAAGATTTTGATGATTTTGTTGAAAATGCATCTTCTGATTTATTGAAAAAATCTTTGGAAACTCTAATCAATATTAAGATTTTAGACCCTGCATGTGGTAGCGGACACTTTTTAGTATGTGCAGGGGAGCTCTTATTTAATATGAAGAATGGTATTTGTGAAAAGTTGAAAAAGATAGATGAGTCATTTAGTAGAAAGTATAATACCTATGCCTATGATGAGGTTAAAAATATTATAGTGGATAATTTATATGGAGTAGATATTTGTGAGAATGCAGTTGAAATTGCTAAATTAAGGTTATGGTTGTGGTTGGTGAGCCAGTTAAAGGATGATTCTTCTGAATTAGAACCTTTACCTAATTTAGAGTATAATATCAAGTGTGGGAATAGTTTGATTGGTTGGGTTGATGAGTCCTTACAACCTACTTTAAAGTATGCTTATACTGATAAAATTGACGGGATTTTTAAGGGTTTAATCGCATTTTCTCAAAGTGTTGAAGAAAGAGAAGCGTTAAAAAAGGCTCGTGATTTACTTAAATTAATGAAGGGGAATATTTTAGATAATTATGTTGAAACATTACATATTCTTTATAAGATTTATAGGGTGAGCTCTGGTTATAAGGCAATTCAATTAAAGGAAATTTTAGATGATATTCGGAAAGTTATTTATAATAGTGTGAATCCTGCTTTCTTGAATTATATTAATAGTGAAATTAAAAGTAAGAGTAAAAAAATCGTTGATGATGATTTTGAAAGTTTAAACCCATTTCATTGGAGGGTAGATTTTGGATTTATTATTAAAGAAGGTTTTGATGTTATAATTGGTAACCCTCCTTATGGTAATATATTAATGGATATTGAAAAAAAGATTTTAGAAAAAGGAAAAATATTGGATGTAATTAAAACTGATAAAAAAGGAAAAGGAACAAAGAATACTGCTGCATTATTTATCGAAAGGAGCAAATACTTATTAAAAAACAGCGGGTATTTAGGATTCATAGTTCCAAAAGCAATTTTGTACGTGTCTGAGTGGGAAAAGACGAGAAAATTCCTATTGGAAAAAGTCAATATTAAACGGGTTGTGGATAATGGCAAAGCGTTCAAAGATGTTAAATTAGAAATGGCCAATATAATTTTTAAAAATGGTAATGGCTGTAAAAATGCCGATAATGTTGTTGTTCATAGTTTATATCTTTATAATTATACCAAATACTCCACCCGTCCATACTCCATTGATATGAAATATCTTACCAGCAAAAGATTTGTTACTGAGATGGATGAGGAAAAAGAAAAAATAGTATCCACCATTTTAAAAGATTCTGTATTGTTGGGCGATATTTCGGAGAATTATAAGGGATTGTCAGTAAATAATAAAGTTTCCAGTGAAAAAACTGAAAATTCGGTTGAAATATTGAGAGGAAATGATATTCAGAGATATTATTTGCGTTCAAAATCGTATATTGACAAAAAATATTTAGAAAATATTAATTTTAAGGGTTCAAACCTACAATTTCAGGAAATACTTGCCCATATACAAAATCCAAGACCCCATATAAAAATAACTGGAGTTTATTTAGAAAAACCATTATTAAACCTAAATACTATTACAAATGTCAAATTAATATCCGATGAATTTGACGATAAATACTTATTATTGCTTCTTCATTCAGAATTAATTAATTGGTATGTGTATAAATATATATACATTAATTCAGTAAGAACCATGCACTTTTCTGGGTCATATATAGAGGATATTCCAATTAAGTTATCAGATAATCAAGATATGTTTGTTAAATTATGCAATTGCCTTATACTATTAAATCAAGCAGAATATGGAGATAAATATAGTGAAATAATAACTTATATTGAAGATATAGCAAACCTCTTAATATATGAGCTCTACTTGGGGGAGGTTATTGGTTATGAATTAACTAAGTTATTAAGTGGGAAAATATTAAAACTTGGAGATATATCGTCGATTGAAGAATTTATTTTAGAGTTAAAAGATAATCAAGATATTCAAAGAATAATGAATAATATAAAAAACAATAATTATGTTAAAATCATAATGGGGGGTTATTGTAATGACTCAAAGTAG
- a CDS encoding YkgJ family cysteine cluster protein, with protein sequence MKTKITQDTKGIAWSCIMCGRCCDSPTVTKKDIANIAGHLKIPFDEVVKKYLTYFDGMRGEIKEVKGRCIFLGENKKCTIYKARPLICRVRPYSPQLKNKKPVLTYDGWFLNNCPGLFIGELPVEEEYLKYGETVIKYLDFEENTPEEMFIEAKEKMQNK encoded by the coding sequence ATGAAAACGAAAATTACACAGGATACAAAGGGAATAGCTTGGAGCTGTATAATGTGCGGAAGATGTTGCGACTCTCCAACCGTTACAAAAAAGGATATTGCAAATATTGCAGGTCATTTGAAAATACCATTTGACGAAGTTGTAAAAAAATATCTAACATATTTTGATGGAATGAGGGGAGAAATAAAAGAAGTAAAAGGAAGGTGTATATTTTTAGGAGAAAATAAAAAATGTACGATCTATAAAGCCAGACCTTTGATTTGTAGAGTTAGACCTTATTCTCCCCAGTTAAAAAACAAAAAACCTGTTTTAACTTATGATGGATGGTTTTTAAATAACTGTCCAGGTCTGTTTATTGGAGAGCTCCCGGTTGAAGAAGAGTACTTAAAATATGGGGAAACCGTTATTAAATATTTAGATTTTGAAGAAAATACTCCTGAAGAGATGTTTATAGAAGCTAAGGAAAAGATGCAGAATAAATAA
- a CDS encoding helicase-related protein has translation MQSLQVEPIYNNKPNIIPNEDTVLNLFKSKIRDALTNNKELSIYCAVGFFFFNGLSELIEDLKKLYNKNLLKEFKLIMGRETTYDTKEILKLIKNDATNLTNEDYQFLKELYDKNIFQFKIYTDKRFHIKLYIFKANDIIEDVYAGSANLTRAGLTNNIELVVPTGTSSIERKNYELFFNALWDNATDELEELKTIDIIKQGATVKAIYLPPKEFFSNLIKIMDKEYLLSNPSVEIGYLAEFQKMSYYYCLEKLHEYGGCILSNSVGLGKTDVSCAIAKYYNEMNKKILIIHPPNVKHQWTETLKKVGLNPNKDVKLLSMGVLQNRDFNPYDYDNNYDLIIIDEAHNFRNRSSNRRKNLDELIKINQNNHTLLVSATPINTSLDNYISLIELFTLKPLYYGKFENTGILTKINIAKKYVKNKDTINAISVVRELIKEFTVRIEWIDVISHFKEDLLKIAGVTDFEMPEVRPVEYNYNKDIIQAVFDRVIPYLEHLNYEYAKLWGDEGYEESKNLIFWYKWRLYKRLESSIHAFKTSLELFVQRNEYLLTAFEDINRKKLVKTGAERLFTNDRLETIFSTYESLDEDTKKKIIENIEKDIDITKIMLERVNSIEELLKKDDKVKELVKILKKENKPAIIFSESKDTVLYLRSKLESAGFNKIEVAYGGSKGGKINKKKIQELFNKGIYDILITTDSLSEGVNLPRADIVINFDLPYNPVRLIQRAGRAIRLNNPKHIRVYNFKPDDSIDKELELCDKLKERVENIAVTVGLEFLIWAVEQKKVDKFSDENRDIIYGCIKEWKNKLASSSLGDLQKSISSTVNREDKVLREYINQYNISKESVLLYYKKYGKSIYTSLNSDEDDYFIVLKYRNNNHYCGGLSYHPIEYKTPLTDDDFDVINKMVNDRINDIDTKFMQSKNRNDKLSNEIKRLCRNCSPKIRRLLINDGKLNTLPRADKEKIIKLLEEYNNIPDLIRNTENEISKLIKELNKILNKGESIQTTIDNLAKPEIVAIIKYRMNENIS, from the coding sequence ATGCAGTCTCTTCAAGTAGAGCCAATATACAACAATAAACCAAATATTATTCCCAACGAGGACACAGTATTAAACTTATTCAAATCAAAAATTAGAGACGCACTAACAAATAACAAGGAACTATCAATATACTGTGCAGTAGGGTTCTTCTTTTTTAACGGTTTATCGGAATTAATCGAAGATTTAAAAAAATTATACAATAAAAACCTATTAAAAGAATTTAAACTCATAATGGGGCGGGAAACAACATACGATACAAAGGAAATATTGAAATTAATTAAAAATGATGCTACAAACTTAACCAATGAAGATTATCAATTTTTAAAAGAATTATATGATAAAAACATTTTTCAATTTAAAATTTACACGGATAAACGATTTCACATTAAATTATACATTTTTAAAGCAAATGACATTATAGAAGATGTTTATGCAGGAAGTGCAAACCTTACAAGAGCAGGATTAACTAACAATATAGAATTAGTAGTACCAACAGGAACATCAAGCATTGAACGGAAAAATTACGAATTATTCTTTAATGCTTTATGGGATAATGCCACTGATGAATTAGAAGAATTAAAAACAATAGACATTATCAAACAAGGAGCAACAGTAAAAGCCATATACTTACCACCAAAGGAATTCTTTTCAAACTTAATTAAAATAATGGATAAAGAATACTTATTATCAAACCCTTCAGTAGAAATTGGATATTTAGCGGAATTTCAAAAAATGAGTTATTATTACTGTTTAGAAAAACTCCATGAGTACGGTGGATGCATACTATCCAACTCCGTAGGTTTAGGAAAAACCGATGTTTCCTGTGCAATAGCAAAATACTATAATGAAATGAATAAAAAAATACTAATAATTCATCCTCCCAATGTGAAACACCAATGGACGGAAACCTTAAAAAAAGTAGGATTAAACCCAAATAAAGATGTTAAATTATTATCAATGGGAGTACTACAAAATAGGGATTTTAACCCATATGATTACGATAATAATTATGATTTAATAATTATTGATGAGGCTCACAATTTTAGGAATAGGAGCTCTAACAGAAGGAAAAATTTAGATGAGCTCATAAAAATAAACCAAAATAATCATACTTTGTTAGTATCTGCAACGCCAATTAATACTTCATTGGATAATTACATTAGTTTGATTGAATTATTCACTCTTAAACCGTTATATTATGGAAAATTTGAGAATACTGGTATTTTAACTAAAATAAACATTGCTAAAAAATATGTTAAGAATAAAGATACAATAAATGCTATTAGTGTAGTAAGGGAGTTAATTAAGGAATTTACTGTAAGGATTGAATGGATTGATGTAATCAGTCATTTTAAAGAGGATTTGCTTAAAATTGCAGGTGTTACTGATTTTGAAATGCCAGAAGTCCGGCCAGTAGAGTATAATTACAATAAGGATATTATTCAGGCGGTTTTTGATAGGGTAATACCTTATTTGGAACACTTAAATTATGAATACGCTAAATTGTGGGGGGATGAAGGATACGAAGAAAGTAAGAACTTAATCTTTTGGTATAAGTGGAGATTGTATAAACGATTAGAAAGTAGTATTCATGCCTTTAAAACAAGTTTAGAATTATTTGTCCAAAGAAATGAGTATTTATTAACTGCCTTTGAAGATATAAACAGGAAGAAATTAGTAAAGACTGGTGCTGAAAGATTATTTACTAACGATAGGCTGGAAACAATATTTTCAACATACGAATCATTAGATGAAGATACAAAAAAGAAGATAATAGAGAATATAGAGAAAGATATTGATATTACTAAAATTATGCTGGAAAGAGTAAATAGTATAGAGGAATTATTAAAAAAAGATGATAAAGTTAAAGAATTAGTTAAAATCCTTAAAAAAGAGAATAAACCTGCAATTATATTTTCAGAATCAAAGGATACGGTGTTATATCTTAGAAGTAAATTAGAATCTGCTGGTTTTAATAAGATAGAAGTGGCTTATGGTGGAAGCAAAGGAGGTAAAATAAATAAAAAGAAAATCCAAGAATTATTCAATAAAGGAATATATGATATTCTAATTACTACGGATAGTTTAAGCGAGGGGGTTAATCTTCCAAGGGCAGATATTGTCATAAACTTTGATTTACCATATAACCCTGTTAGATTGATTCAAAGAGCAGGGCGTGCTATCAGATTGAATAATCCAAAGCATATTAGAGTATATAATTTCAAACCTGATGATAGTATTGATAAGGAGTTAGAGCTCTGTGATAAGTTGAAGGAGAGGGTTGAGAATATTGCTGTTACGGTTGGTTTGGAGTTTTTAATTTGGGCTGTTGAGCAGAAGAAAGTTGATAAGTTTTCAGATGAGAATAGGGATATTATTTATGGATGCATTAAAGAGTGGAAGAATAAATTGGCTAGCTCAAGTCTTGGTGATTTGCAGAAGAGTATTAGTAGTACGGTTAATAGGGAGGATAAGGTTTTAAGGGAGTACATTAATCAGTATAATATTTCAAAAGAAAGCGTTCTCCTTTATTATAAAAAATATGGAAAATCTATTTACACTTCCTTAAATAGTGATGAGGATGATTATTTTATTGTATTGAAGTATAGGAATAATAATCATTATTGTGGAGGGTTATCCTATCACCCAATTGAGTACAAAACACCATTAACTGATGATGATTTTGATGTAATAAATAAGATGGTTAATGATAGGATTAATGATATAGATACCAAGTTCATGCAGTCTAAAAATAGGAATGATAAACTCTCTAACGAGATTAAGAGATTGTGTAGGAATTGTAGCCCTAAAATAAGGAGATTATTAATAAATGATGGTAAATTAAATACTTTACCTCGTGCTGATAAGGAGAAGATTATTAAATTATTAGAAGAATATAATAATATTCCAGATTTAATAAGGAACACCGAAAATGAAATCTCAAAATTAATCAAAGAATTGAATAAAATTTTAAATAAGGGTGAATCTATTCAAACTACTATTGATAATTTGGCTAAACCTGAAATTGTTGCAATTATTAAGTATAGGATGAATGAAAATATAAGTTAA
- a CDS encoding molybdopterin-binding protein, protein MKVSIRNQLKGVVSNIDVGQVMAKITVQVGDQKIVSVITKEAAEDLGLKVGDEVTTLIKSTSVGLAK, encoded by the coding sequence ATGAAAGTTAGTATTAGAAACCAATTGAAAGGCGTTGTAAGTAATATAGATGTTGGACAGGTTATGGCAAAAATAACTGTTCAAGTGGGGGATCAAAAAATAGTCTCTGTTATCACAAAGGAAGCTGCTGAAGATTTAGGGTTAAAAGTTGGAGACGAAGTTACAACGCTTATAAAATCAACATCTGTTGGATTAGCCAAATAA
- a CDS encoding radical SAM protein: MVIKNVALVYPNKFKGGISCLAMHVLHNQLNKYRDINCNMYFIENYEKIKNSDAIIITLQYENDYFNVVNIIKELKQKNPNAIFIGGGPCAIANPLPLSSFFDAFVIGEIEGTDIMYELIHGKTDLKGVYYPKLDGVDGKDFRKIKRIYPKKLGIEDYPINQFTHPSGAYGEAFLLEIGRGCPRRCKFCMARSIYYPPRFRKLDDLKYLVDEGLKHTKTNKIALISPSVGDYKYIIDLCQYIKEKDENISISPSSLRADTITDELLKILNLKTLTIAPEAGSERLRGYIKKDISNDDILNAVEIAKNNNIDKVKLYFMVGLPTETEEDIDEVINLSKYIKKDFRKVEISVNPFIPKPHTEFENEPFNLESKSNIKYIEKSLKKSNVKVNYENFNSMVIQYVLCRGGAELGDLLENYNKPVQFLKHLKKNNMLEDYLNSSI; encoded by the coding sequence ATGGTCATTAAAAACGTTGCCTTAGTTTATCCAAACAAATTCAAAGGAGGAATATCCTGCCTAGCTATGCATGTTTTACACAATCAGTTGAATAAATACCGAGATATAAACTGCAATATGTATTTTATTGAGAATTATGAGAAAATAAAAAATAGTGACGCCATTATCATAACTCTACAATATGAAAACGACTATTTTAATGTGGTTAATATAATTAAAGAATTAAAACAGAAAAACCCGAATGCTATTTTTATTGGAGGAGGGCCCTGTGCAATTGCCAATCCTCTACCATTGAGCAGTTTTTTTGATGCCTTTGTAATTGGTGAGATTGAAGGAACCGATATTATGTATGAGCTCATACATGGAAAAACTGATTTAAAAGGTGTTTATTATCCAAAACTTGATGGAGTAGATGGGAAAGATTTTAGAAAAATAAAGAGAATTTATCCGAAAAAATTGGGAATTGAAGACTATCCCATAAATCAATTTACTCATCCATCTGGGGCCTATGGGGAAGCTTTTTTATTGGAAATTGGAAGGGGCTGTCCAAGGAGATGTAAATTTTGCATGGCTAGAAGTATATACTATCCACCGAGATTCAGAAAACTCGACGATTTAAAATATCTTGTTGATGAGGGCCTAAAACATACAAAAACAAATAAAATTGCATTAATATCCCCATCTGTTGGGGATTATAAATACATAATTGATTTATGTCAATATATAAAGGAAAAGGATGAGAACATTTCAATATCACCATCATCACTAAGGGCAGACACCATAACGGATGAGCTCCTAAAAATCCTTAATCTTAAAACCCTTACAATAGCACCAGAAGCTGGAAGCGAGAGATTAAGAGGGTATATTAAAAAGGACATATCAAATGATGATATTTTAAATGCTGTGGAAATAGCAAAAAATAACAACATTGATAAGGTAAAATTATATTTTATGGTTGGACTTCCAACAGAAACCGAAGAGGATATTGATGAAGTTATAAATTTATCCAAATATATTAAGAAGGATTTTAGAAAGGTAGAAATAAGTGTAAATCCATTTATTCCAAAACCTCATACCGAATTTGAAAACGAACCATTTAATTTAGAATCAAAAAGTAATATAAAATATATTGAAAAATCCTTAAAAAAGTCCAATGTGAAGGTAAACTATGAAAATTTCAACTCCATGGTTATTCAGTATGTTTTATGCCGTGGCGGTGCTGAATTAGGAGATTTATTGGAAAATTATAATAAGCCAGTGCAGTTTTTGAAGCATTTGAAAAAGAATAATATGTTAGAAGATTATTTAAATAGCAGTATTTAG
- a CDS encoding phosphatase PAP2 family protein, with translation MMVYPLGYLMWGGLMWYSQAITPLDLTNYLLKIPLCNSMFYNTLQSLPYNIILFFKIIYVYAFTICIIGGIGYYLIVKRDFLKSDIILVDLVMGWFIAGLIYTIFVVKAPFQVGVAHDLVNERFMWIFTKPTYEIPSLHTAYSVLMALHFKNEPGSIKYIFYLLGVLIPISTLIMGQHWVVDVITGILFAYFLYNLPKDIHLKIYNILNYLSGEFHIHSHHENEVTESKKK, from the coding sequence CATAACACCATTGGATCTAACAAATTATTTACTAAAAATTCCACTGTGCAATTCCATGTTCTATAATACCTTACAATCCCTGCCCTATAATATCATTTTATTTTTTAAAATAATCTATGTTTACGCCTTTACCATATGTATAATCGGGGGAATCGGATACTATTTAATAGTAAAAAGAGATTTTTTAAAATCTGATATAATATTGGTTGATTTGGTCATGGGGTGGTTCATAGCAGGATTGATATACACAATTTTTGTAGTTAAAGCCCCATTTCAAGTTGGTGTGGCTCACGATTTGGTAAACGAACGCTTTATGTGGATATTCACAAAACCAACTTACGAAATCCCATCACTACATACGGCCTATTCTGTTCTAATGGCATTACACTTTAAAAACGAACCCGGCAGCATAAAATACATCTTTTACCTGTTAGGTGTATTGATTCCAATTTCTACATTGATTATGGGACAGCATTGGGTTGTTGATGTTATTACAGGAATATTATTTGCATATTTCCTCTACAATCTACCAAAGGATATCCATTTAAAGATTTACAATATTTTGAATTATTTAAGTGGTGAATTTCATATTCACTCGCACCATGAGAATGAAGTAACTGAAAGTAAAAAGAAATAG